Proteins from a genomic interval of Criblamydia sequanensis CRIB-18:
- the rplL gene encoding 50S ribosomal protein L7/L12 translates to MSTKTEELVEKLSSLTVLEMAELKKALEDKWGVKAAAAAAVIAAPAQAGGEAQAEEATDFDVTLEAVPADKKIGVIKVVREITGLGLKEAKDLVEAAPKKLKTAPKAEAEDIKKKIDAVGGKVTLKGV, encoded by the coding sequence GTGAGTACCAAAACTGAAGAACTAGTCGAAAAGCTCAGCTCGCTTACGGTTCTTGAAATGGCTGAGCTCAAGAAAGCCCTTGAAGACAAGTGGGGTGTAAAAGCAGCCGCTGCTGCCGCTGTTATCGCAGCTCCCGCTCAAGCTGGTGGTGAAGCTCAAGCTGAAGAAGCAACTGATTTCGACGTAACATTAGAAGCTGTTCCAGCTGACAAGAAAATCGGCGTCATCAAAGTCGTACGTGAAATTACAGGCCTCGGTCTTAAAGAAGCGAAAGACTTAGTTGAAGCAGCTCCTAAAAAACTCAAAACTGCACCTAAAGCCGAAGCAGAAGATATCAAAAAGAAAATCGATGCTGTTGGTGGTAAAGTTACACTTAAAGGCGTTTAG
- the rplJ gene encoding 50S ribosomal protein L10: MKKEKQLLLDEIKEQIEQYGSFVIAQYTKVTSNSMNNFRGVIANLGGDVQMIRKTVFLKAAEQAGIDLKKQDLEGHIGIVFAGVDPIETAKAVFKYSKENDNSLKVLGGRLDGELYRAKDVEMLSTLPGKDEMRAQLLSVFEAPLSHTLGTVDAILTSILHCLENKAKKEEESQ, encoded by the coding sequence ATGAAAAAAGAAAAGCAGCTCCTGTTAGATGAGATCAAAGAGCAAATCGAGCAATATGGATCTTTTGTTATTGCACAATATACAAAAGTAACCTCGAATTCCATGAACAATTTCCGCGGTGTTATAGCCAATCTTGGCGGAGATGTTCAAATGATTCGAAAAACTGTTTTCTTAAAAGCTGCCGAACAGGCAGGTATCGATCTTAAGAAACAGGATTTGGAAGGCCATATCGGTATCGTGTTTGCCGGCGTAGATCCAATTGAAACCGCAAAAGCAGTCTTTAAATACAGCAAAGAAAATGACAACTCGCTGAAAGTTCTCGGCGGACGTCTAGATGGCGAGCTGTATAGAGCTAAAGATGTAGAAATGCTTTCTACTCTTCCGGGCAAAGACGAAATGCGAGCACAGCTACTCAGCGTATTTGAAGCGCCGCTTAGCCATACGCTTGGCACAGTCGATGCCATACTTACAAGCATCCTACATTGCTTGGAAAACAAAGCGAAGAAAGAAGAAGAAAGCCAATAA
- the rplA gene encoding 50S ribosomal protein L1 produces MGRPSKRIREIAEMVDGSKAYTLKEAIAILKKCPPTKFNQSVDVSLQIGVDPRKSDQLVRGTVTLPNGTGKSLKILVFAQGDKVEEALKAGADYAGNEELFEKVNGGWTDFDAVIATPDMMRQVGKLGKVLGPRGLMPTPKAGTVTTDVAKAVQELKGGKIEFKVDRHGVLNNGVGRVSFDDDGLIENIMAYLNAVLKAKPSGAKGQFMKRLSLSSTMGPGVKVDLRQIDLT; encoded by the coding sequence ATGGGTCGACCAAGCAAACGAATTCGGGAGATAGCAGAGATGGTAGATGGCAGCAAAGCCTATACCCTCAAAGAAGCTATCGCTATTTTGAAGAAATGTCCTCCGACTAAATTTAATCAGTCAGTTGACGTTTCATTGCAAATTGGCGTTGACCCTCGTAAATCTGACCAGCTAGTGCGTGGAACCGTGACTTTACCGAATGGCACGGGAAAATCGCTTAAAATCCTTGTTTTTGCACAAGGAGATAAAGTCGAAGAAGCGCTTAAAGCTGGAGCCGATTACGCGGGCAATGAAGAACTTTTCGAAAAAGTTAACGGCGGTTGGACAGATTTTGATGCTGTCATCGCAACACCTGACATGATGCGTCAGGTAGGTAAATTGGGTAAAGTGCTTGGACCGAGAGGTTTGATGCCAACGCCCAAAGCAGGTACCGTGACAACAGATGTTGCCAAGGCTGTGCAAGAACTTAAAGGCGGTAAAATTGAATTTAAAGTTGACCGTCATGGAGTTTTAAATAACGGCGTTGGTAGAGTCTCTTTTGATGATGATGGCCTTATTGAAAACATTATGGCTTACTTGAACGCTGTGCTAAAAGCAAAGCCTTCAGGTGCAAAGGGCCAATTTATGAAGAGGCTTTCCCTATCATCAACCATGGGTCCTGGTGTCAAAGTTGACTTGCGCCAGATTGATTTAACATAA
- the rplK gene encoding 50S ribosomal protein L11, whose amino-acid sequence MAKKKLDKTIKLQIPAGKANPAPPIGPALGSAGVNIMAFCKEFNAKTQAMAGDILPVVISVYSDKSFTFICKKPPVAEMIKKYLKLTKGSAVPNRDKVGKLTREDALKIAQEKVDDMNARNDLDAAVEMVLGTARSMGVDAAR is encoded by the coding sequence ATGGCAAAGAAAAAACTTGATAAAACAATTAAATTACAGATTCCTGCCGGAAAAGCAAACCCAGCGCCGCCAATAGGCCCTGCGCTTGGTTCAGCCGGTGTAAATATTATGGCGTTTTGCAAAGAGTTTAACGCCAAAACTCAAGCAATGGCAGGGGACATCCTTCCTGTTGTGATTTCTGTTTACTCGGACAAATCTTTTACATTTATTTGTAAAAAGCCTCCGGTGGCGGAAATGATTAAAAAGTATCTCAAGTTGACCAAAGGATCGGCTGTGCCGAACCGCGATAAGGTAGGCAAGCTTACTAGAGAAGATGCCCTCAAAATCGCACAAGAGAAAGTTGATGATATGAATGCGCGTAATGATTTAGACGCTGCAGTAGAGATGGTGCTTGGCACCGCCCGTTCTATGGGCGTGGACGCAGCACGTTAA
- the nusG gene encoding transcription termination/antitermination protein NusG: MHKWYVVQVLSTHENKVQKALLEQIEHKGMNDFIERVLVPTENVSEVKQGQQRIVEKRIWPGYILIKMLMTDDSWQYVKTTAGVIDFLGGDKPTALSDREVDEILRDLEQKQKSVTQKHKFKVGDTVKIVDGVFVNFTGTITEVFHDKGRLSVNVSIFGRETQVDDLEFNQVEEVQDNAEKSD; this comes from the coding sequence ATGCATAAGTGGTATGTCGTCCAAGTTTTGTCGACACATGAAAATAAAGTTCAAAAAGCGCTGCTTGAGCAAATTGAACATAAGGGAATGAACGATTTTATTGAACGAGTTCTTGTTCCCACTGAGAATGTGTCTGAAGTCAAACAAGGGCAACAGCGAATTGTCGAAAAAAGAATATGGCCCGGTTATATCCTCATTAAGATGTTGATGACGGATGATTCTTGGCAATATGTAAAGACAACTGCCGGAGTTATTGATTTTTTAGGCGGAGATAAACCGACAGCCCTTTCTGATAGGGAAGTCGATGAAATTTTAAGAGATTTAGAGCAGAAGCAAAAATCTGTTACACAAAAGCACAAATTTAAAGTGGGCGACACTGTTAAAATTGTGGATGGAGTTTTTGTTAACTTTACAGGCACTATCACCGAAGTATTTCATGATAAAGGCCGTTTAAGTGTAAATGTTTCTATTTTTGGTAGGGAAACACAGGTTGATGATCTTGAATTTAATCAAGTTGAGGAAGTTCAGGACAACGCTGAAAAATCTGATTAA
- the secE gene encoding preprotein translocase subunit SecE, producing the protein MAVNVKAMDDKKLQQRPEVSSDSVKNVGKKAESYLSEIKSEFSKITWTSKEELKTYTQLVVGATFVCGLGVYLIDLFIRGCLGTLDMILRWIFG; encoded by the coding sequence ATGGCGGTGAATGTGAAAGCAATGGACGATAAAAAATTACAACAACGACCAGAAGTATCTAGCGATAGTGTAAAAAATGTCGGTAAGAAAGCTGAATCCTATCTTTCTGAGATTAAGTCAGAGTTCAGCAAAATTACCTGGACTAGCAAAGAAGAGCTTAAAACCTACACACAGTTGGTTGTTGGAGCCACGTTTGTTTGCGGACTTGGAGTATACTTAATCGATCTTTTCATCAGAGGATGCTTAGGCACTCTTGATATGATATTACGTTGGATTTTTGGATAG
- the tuf gene encoding elongation factor Tu, with product MAKETFQRNKPHVNIGTVGHVDHGKTTLTAAITTTLAEKGYAKKKGYDEIDNAPEEKARGITINASHVEYETDNRHYAHVDCPGHADYVKNMITGAAQMDGAILVVSATDGAMPQTREHILLCRQMQVPAIVVFLNKVDMLSEGDEELLDLVEMELHELLESKGYKDAPIIRGSALRALEGDSKYKEKILELMSTVDSFIPTPKREIDKPFLMPIEDVFSISGRGTVATGRVERGVVRINDKLSLVGFEPTIDTVATGLEMFNKTLDEARAGENVGILLRGIDKERIQRGMVLAQPGTCTPHSEFIGQVYVLTKEEGGRHKPFFTGYRPQFYCRTTDVTGTVDLPQGVEMVMPGDNVEVTVKLIAPIAMEEGMRFAIREGGRTIGAGTVSKILK from the coding sequence ATGGCTAAAGAAACATTTCAGCGAAATAAGCCGCACGTCAATATCGGTACCGTCGGTCACGTCGACCATGGTAAAACCACGTTGACAGCAGCAATCACAACAACACTTGCTGAAAAAGGATACGCAAAAAAGAAAGGGTACGACGAGATTGATAATGCCCCAGAAGAAAAAGCTCGTGGTATTACAATCAACGCGTCACACGTAGAATACGAAACAGACAACAGACACTATGCTCACGTTGACTGCCCAGGCCACGCCGACTACGTAAAAAACATGATTACAGGTGCTGCCCAGATGGACGGTGCTATTTTGGTTGTTTCCGCAACAGACGGCGCTATGCCGCAGACACGCGAACACATTCTCCTTTGCCGCCAAATGCAGGTGCCGGCAATCGTTGTGTTCCTTAACAAAGTTGACATGCTCAGCGAAGGCGACGAAGAGTTGCTTGATCTAGTTGAGATGGAATTGCACGAACTTTTAGAGTCAAAAGGCTACAAAGATGCACCTATCATCCGCGGATCAGCATTAAGAGCTCTCGAAGGCGACAGCAAATACAAAGAAAAAATCTTGGAGTTGATGAGCACAGTCGATTCCTTTATTCCAACTCCAAAACGTGAAATCGATAAGCCATTCCTAATGCCGATTGAAGACGTGTTCTCAATCTCTGGCCGTGGAACAGTGGCGACAGGTCGTGTTGAGCGTGGTGTTGTACGTATTAACGACAAATTAAGCCTTGTTGGTTTTGAGCCTACAATCGATACAGTTGCAACTGGCCTCGAAATGTTCAACAAGACTTTGGATGAAGCAAGAGCCGGTGAAAACGTTGGTATTCTTCTCCGCGGTATTGACAAAGAACGTATTCAAAGAGGTATGGTCTTGGCTCAACCGGGAACATGCACACCGCACTCTGAATTCATTGGTCAAGTGTACGTTTTAACAAAAGAAGAGGGTGGACGTCATAAGCCGTTCTTTACTGGCTACCGTCCTCAATTCTATTGCCGTACAACTGACGTTACAGGAACTGTTGATCTCCCTCAGGGTGTAGAAATGGTTATGCCTGGCGATAATGTTGAAGTAACTGTTAAGTTGATCGCCCCTATTGCGATGGAAGAAGGTATGAGATTTGCGATTCGTGAAGGCGGACGTACTATCGGTGCCGGTACAGTATCTAAGATCTTAAAGTAA
- the infA gene encoding translation initiation factor IF-1: protein MPKEDTLKIEGSIEELLPNMRFRVKLNNGMVVLAHLCGKMRMKNIRVLVGDQVTVELSPYDLTKARIVYRQK, encoded by the coding sequence ATGCCAAAAGAAGATACCTTAAAAATTGAAGGTTCCATAGAAGAGCTCCTTCCAAATATGAGATTTCGCGTGAAGCTCAATAATGGAATGGTGGTTCTGGCTCACCTTTGCGGAAAAATGCGAATGAAGAATATCCGAGTACTTGTGGGTGATCAGGTGACAGTTGAACTTTCTCCTTACGATCTTACAAAAGCACGGATTGTCTACAGACAAAAATAA
- a CDS encoding SufE family protein, whose product MSDFSSCLKKQDEIKKLFSGLSEEARYEKIIELGRKLIKLSPDEKTPSNFVPGCQSAMYLAAEYKDGKVYFNADSDALISAGLARILIEVYSGETPEVILKCPPSYLEELGISASLTPSRANGLYSIHLKMKKEALRFLINNSK is encoded by the coding sequence ATGTCTGATTTCAGCTCTTGTTTAAAGAAACAGGATGAGATTAAAAAATTATTTTCAGGTTTAAGTGAGGAAGCTCGCTACGAAAAAATCATTGAGCTTGGAAGAAAACTCATCAAGCTAAGCCCTGACGAAAAAACCCCGTCAAATTTTGTTCCAGGATGTCAAAGCGCGATGTATCTTGCAGCCGAATATAAAGACGGCAAAGTTTACTTTAATGCCGATTCCGATGCTTTAATATCTGCAGGACTTGCCCGTATCCTTATTGAAGTTTATAGCGGCGAAACCCCGGAAGTCATTCTAAAATGCCCCCCGTCCTATTTGGAGGAACTGGGAATTAGCGCTTCATTAACGCCAAGCCGCGCCAATGGATTATACAGCATCCATTTAAAGATGAAAAAAGAAGCACTTCGCTTTCTAATCAATAATTCCAAATAA
- a CDS encoding protein tyrosine phosphatase family protein, translating into MGLYLTTAVNSNNFFENLANVCLLPARNLFHGRTFTFYKGIFIEEKPSDISPLKKILGIALSILLFIPATIVGICFKASLLLFSRQARNRFAACLKVLDRKEPFFRKDPLYLNNKLDELEKGYLAPKESDKGDGSPNPRGCDKPDYLSDSDSANLSDDDADEDPYEALNNTISLVVGEYIDKHPDKFSHLNATNPENISKNRFSVYPFDYISPNPYVNASKVIFGELTFILMQGPKEETISDTLQYLFKEDSNTIITLAMDEEKGQKKCFPYWLGYNNGDPKNEISLILRSEEALKDEKGEIIKQGDQSIIKRVLTLTIGKVSKEIVQYHYQNWPDHGTPDKICFDKFLKITGKDLAQNPTTLAVHCSAGVGRSGFYTALQSYRLMKKASLRFKRKLPSFAEHILDLRLQRGPQALQNEEQFKAAYAYLNSRD; encoded by the coding sequence ATGGGTTTATATTTAACGACGGCTGTCAATAGCAATAATTTCTTCGAAAATCTAGCAAATGTCTGTTTATTGCCTGCAAGAAATCTTTTCCACGGCCGTACATTTACTTTTTATAAGGGGATCTTTATTGAGGAGAAGCCATCGGATATCTCTCCTTTAAAAAAGATATTGGGAATCGCGCTCTCAATCCTTCTATTTATTCCGGCAACCATCGTGGGGATTTGCTTTAAAGCAAGTCTTCTTCTTTTTTCTAGGCAAGCAAGAAATCGATTTGCAGCTTGCCTTAAAGTCTTAGATCGAAAAGAACCTTTCTTTCGAAAAGACCCGCTTTATCTAAATAACAAATTGGATGAGTTGGAAAAGGGTTACCTCGCCCCGAAAGAATCCGATAAAGGGGATGGCTCTCCAAACCCGAGAGGTTGCGATAAACCGGATTATCTATCGGATTCTGACAGCGCCAATTTATCCGATGATGATGCAGACGAGGATCCTTATGAAGCTTTAAATAACACCATCTCTCTTGTAGTCGGCGAGTATATTGATAAACATCCCGATAAGTTTAGTCACCTTAACGCTACGAATCCGGAAAACATTTCTAAAAACCGCTTTTCTGTTTATCCTTTCGATTATATCTCTCCTAACCCTTATGTCAACGCAAGCAAAGTCATTTTTGGAGAGCTTACATTTATTCTGATGCAAGGGCCGAAAGAAGAAACGATTTCAGACACGCTTCAGTATCTTTTCAAAGAGGACTCTAACACGATCATCACGCTTGCAATGGATGAAGAAAAGGGACAAAAAAAATGCTTTCCCTATTGGCTTGGTTATAATAATGGCGATCCAAAAAATGAGATCAGTCTCATTTTAAGAAGTGAAGAAGCTTTAAAAGATGAGAAAGGAGAAATAATAAAGCAGGGCGACCAAAGCATCATTAAAAGAGTGCTTACGTTAACTATAGGAAAAGTTTCTAAAGAAATTGTCCAATATCATTATCAAAATTGGCCGGACCATGGGACACCCGATAAAATTTGCTTTGATAAATTTCTTAAAATTACCGGAAAAGATTTAGCTCAAAACCCGACAACGCTTGCCGTTCATTGCAGCGCAGGAGTCGGTAGATCCGGTTTTTATACCGCCCTTCAAAGCTATCGTCTTATGAAGAAAGCTTCCCTTAGATTTAAAAGAAAGCTTCCTTCTTTTGCTGAGCATATTTTAGATTTGAGACTGCAACGAGGCCCGCAAGCTCTTCAGAACGAAGAGCAGTTCAAAGCGGCCTATGCCTATTTGAATTCTAGGGACTAG
- a CDS encoding Hsp70 family protein, whose amino-acid sequence MTSKKKASKYIIGIDLGTTNCTLAYIKKDDDSAAIQQFLIPQITRDGEEESLPYLPSFIYFPLEEELKSQGQGISWDKERTFAVGKYAKARGEDCPDRVISSAKSWLCHYGIDRRKKWLPIAFEKENSALSPVEAIKEILSHLKESWDSSMDHPFLEQEIFITVPASFDPSAKQLVEEAARLAGFTSQILLEEPQAAFYSWLYRQKDTWREKLQVGDKILVVDIGGGTTDFSLIQVKENDGSLSLERVAVGSHLLLGGDNLDYALAYYIKEELENQNKVIDDWQFQALKAAASHAKEILLSDSEKEMVPITLMGRGSRLIGGAIKFELQKSVVLDLLVNGFFPSIGFENQALNERQMAFQEKGLPFARDARVTSQLASFLAMQSNNEEENSLFPTALLFNGGTMKAEAFRDRLHSVLNDWAASFGKPKIKLLGDEDYDFAVSSGAVYYGLAIKGKGVRIRSSLSQSYFIGIEEAIPAIPGREPPLKALCIAPYGMEEGSQEILASQEFALTLGKKVFFRFFSSNGLKSTSGNPPKMGSFIKNWKKDLIELHPIETKLGDEEEEEKMVFVTLKASFTPLGSLELSCQESDKRSWVLEFDLRKEEEKAKVG is encoded by the coding sequence ATGACCTCGAAAAAAAAGGCCTCTAAATACATCATTGGCATTGATCTTGGCACAACCAACTGCACCCTTGCTTACATAAAAAAAGACGATGATTCGGCCGCAATCCAACAATTCCTCATTCCTCAAATAACAAGGGACGGAGAAGAAGAATCCTTGCCTTATCTCCCTTCATTTATCTATTTTCCCCTTGAAGAAGAACTTAAGTCGCAAGGTCAAGGAATTTCCTGGGACAAAGAAAGAACCTTTGCCGTTGGAAAATATGCTAAAGCTCGTGGAGAAGATTGTCCCGATAGAGTGATCTCTTCTGCCAAATCCTGGCTTTGCCATTACGGGATTGATCGAAGAAAAAAATGGCTCCCTATAGCCTTTGAAAAGGAAAATAGTGCTCTAAGTCCTGTGGAGGCTATAAAAGAAATTTTAAGTCATTTGAAAGAGTCTTGGGATTCTTCTATGGATCATCCTTTTCTTGAGCAAGAGATTTTTATTACAGTTCCGGCGTCTTTTGATCCGAGTGCCAAACAGCTCGTGGAAGAAGCCGCAAGACTGGCAGGATTTACAAGTCAAATCTTACTTGAGGAGCCTCAAGCGGCTTTCTATTCATGGCTTTATCGTCAAAAAGATACATGGAGAGAAAAACTTCAAGTTGGCGACAAAATACTCGTGGTTGATATTGGTGGAGGAACTACAGATTTTTCTTTAATTCAAGTGAAAGAAAATGATGGCTCTCTTAGCCTTGAAAGGGTAGCTGTTGGCTCGCATCTTCTTTTAGGAGGGGATAACTTGGATTATGCTCTTGCCTATTATATTAAAGAAGAGCTTGAAAACCAAAATAAAGTGATTGATGACTGGCAGTTTCAAGCTCTAAAGGCCGCTGCAAGCCACGCAAAAGAAATTCTGCTAAGTGACAGTGAGAAGGAGATGGTTCCTATAACCCTAATGGGGCGCGGCAGCCGATTGATCGGAGGCGCGATTAAATTTGAACTACAAAAATCAGTCGTCCTAGACCTTCTTGTTAATGGTTTCTTTCCTTCTATTGGCTTTGAGAATCAAGCCTTGAATGAAAGACAAATGGCCTTTCAAGAAAAAGGGCTTCCCTTTGCAAGAGATGCAAGAGTGACTTCCCAGCTTGCCTCTTTTCTTGCTATGCAAAGCAATAATGAGGAAGAAAACTCCTTATTCCCGACCGCGCTTCTTTTTAATGGCGGGACCATGAAAGCTGAAGCCTTTCGTGATCGGCTTCATTCTGTTTTAAATGACTGGGCAGCATCATTTGGCAAACCGAAGATAAAGCTTCTTGGCGATGAAGATTATGACTTTGCTGTAAGTTCCGGGGCTGTCTATTATGGTCTTGCTATCAAAGGAAAAGGGGTTCGAATTAGAAGCTCTTTGTCCCAGAGCTACTTTATAGGAATAGAAGAAGCCATTCCTGCAATCCCCGGAAGAGAGCCTCCGCTTAAAGCCCTTTGCATAGCTCCTTATGGAATGGAAGAAGGGTCTCAAGAAATTCTTGCAAGCCAAGAGTTTGCTTTAACTTTAGGTAAGAAAGTATTCTTTCGATTCTTTTCCAGCAATGGCCTAAAGTCAACCTCTGGAAATCCTCCAAAAATGGGATCGTTTATCAAAAACTGGAAAAAAGATTTAATAGAGCTTCATCCTATTGAAACTAAACTTGGCGATGAGGAAGAGGAGGAGAAAATGGTTTTTGTCACACTAAAGGCAAGCTTTACTCCTCTTGGATCGCTTGAGCTCTCTTGTCAAGAAAGCGATAAACGAAGCTGGGTCTTAGAGTTCGATCTAAGAAAGGAAGAGGAAAAAGCTAAGGTTGGCTAG
- a CDS encoding DUF2760 domain-containing protein: MRIFIAIKAFLKALRYPEKAQLFLDEKASPPKEKAPKETAHHIQLLSLLQQSGRLIDFLEEDLSAFSDDQVGLAVREIHKECKKALDEHVLVKPLREENEGTLVDIMPGYDAAEIKLIGNLKKEPPFQGVIRHKGWIATKHSLPKRVGTGSFVIQPAEIEIR; this comes from the coding sequence ATGCGAATTTTTATAGCCATTAAAGCATTTTTAAAAGCACTGAGATACCCGGAGAAGGCTCAACTTTTTTTGGATGAAAAGGCCTCTCCTCCTAAAGAAAAGGCCCCGAAAGAAACTGCTCATCACATACAACTACTTTCACTTTTACAGCAATCAGGAAGACTGATTGACTTTTTAGAGGAAGATTTAAGTGCCTTTAGCGACGACCAGGTCGGTCTTGCGGTTCGAGAGATTCATAAGGAATGTAAAAAAGCCTTAGATGAACATGTCTTAGTAAAACCCCTTCGAGAAGAAAATGAAGGAACTCTTGTTGACATAATGCCGGGTTATGATGCCGCAGAAATCAAGCTTATCGGAAATTTGAAAAAAGAACCTCCTTTCCAAGGAGTTATAAGGCATAAAGGTTGGATTGCGACAAAGCATAGCCTTCCAAAAAGAGTGGGAACCGGTTCCTTTGTCATTCAACCCGCTGAAATTGAAATTCGTTAG
- a CDS encoding amino acid permease, translating to MSNTNVIIQKASLLPAMFLVAGCCVGGGMLALPVASGASGLFPSLFMMSLCWIGMTLSALLLVEASLWMEEEAHVITITSRLLGPVFKVIAWVLFLYISYASEVAYAAGGGLQTANWLNSLFGLNLTKDFGTVLITVIFTTVIVFGGRVVGRVNSILFTSLIGAYFLLISFGADEVKPELLLKSNWSKSYLAIPLLLTAFSFQTMVPSLTPILKRQTKALKLSIIGGTTIALIIYAIWQMLILGIVPAEGPNGLIEANKLSLPATEFLYEHVSGKWVVPVANYFAFFAIITSYLAMGLGLFDFLSDGLKIPKKGWGNLILCLLIIVPTSIFATQFERAFMVAMETSGGYGDTILNGMIPVLLIWVGRYKKGYNHSSFRVPGGKPLLIGVFLFFMIALGIEVGIQTNLLGSGSHQAVEKIEIQTPPVVE from the coding sequence ATGAGTAATACTAATGTGATAATCCAAAAAGCAAGCCTTCTTCCGGCAATGTTTCTTGTTGCCGGCTGTTGTGTCGGAGGAGGGATGCTTGCTTTACCTGTAGCCTCTGGAGCAAGCGGGCTTTTTCCTTCTCTTTTTATGATGTCTCTTTGCTGGATTGGAATGACTTTGTCTGCGCTCTTGCTTGTTGAAGCAAGCCTTTGGATGGAAGAAGAAGCTCATGTCATCACGATCACCTCGCGTCTTTTAGGACCTGTCTTTAAAGTGATTGCTTGGGTTCTTTTCCTCTATATCTCATATGCTTCTGAAGTAGCTTACGCAGCAGGCGGGGGCTTGCAGACTGCCAACTGGTTAAACTCACTTTTTGGGTTAAACCTCACTAAGGATTTTGGGACTGTCCTAATCACGGTAATCTTTACAACAGTCATTGTTTTTGGCGGCAGGGTGGTAGGGCGTGTTAACTCTATTCTCTTCACTTCCTTAATAGGCGCCTACTTTTTGCTAATTTCTTTTGGAGCTGATGAAGTAAAGCCAGAACTTTTATTGAAATCCAATTGGTCTAAGTCTTATCTGGCCATTCCACTTCTTTTAACTGCCTTTAGCTTTCAAACTATGGTGCCAAGCTTAACTCCTATTTTAAAGCGGCAAACCAAAGCTTTAAAACTTTCTATCATCGGTGGAACCACAATTGCGCTCATCATTTACGCTATTTGGCAGATGTTGATTTTGGGCATTGTTCCGGCAGAAGGTCCAAATGGATTAATTGAAGCCAATAAGCTTTCCCTTCCGGCTACAGAATTTTTGTATGAGCATGTTTCAGGAAAGTGGGTGGTGCCTGTCGCTAACTATTTTGCTTTTTTTGCCATCATCACTTCCTACCTCGCTATGGGTTTAGGTCTTTTTGATTTCCTTTCCGATGGTTTAAAAATACCTAAAAAAGGATGGGGAAACCTGATTCTTTGTCTTTTAATCATTGTCCCAACCTCTATTTTTGCCACCCAATTTGAAAGAGCGTTTATGGTTGCTATGGAAACCTCAGGCGGCTATGGTGACACCATTTTAAACGGCATGATCCCGGTTCTTCTTATTTGGGTCGGCCGATATAAGAAAGGCTACAACCATTCCTCGTTTAGAGTTCCGGGCGGAAAACCTCTTTTGATAGGGGTTTTCTTATTTTTTATGATCGCGCTTGGAATTGAAGTTGGGATACAAACTAATCTTCTTGGAAGCGGCAGTCATCAAGCGGTTGAAAAAATTGAAATACAAACTCCACCTGTTGTGGAATAA